A part of Neodiprion pinetum isolate iyNeoPine1 chromosome 4, iyNeoPine1.2, whole genome shotgun sequence genomic DNA contains:
- the LOC124217360 gene encoding 8-oxo-dGDP phosphatase NUDT18 yields MPDTIEDKIRLVLNGQSINDNDDLCDFTLAEQNESIEAKGIQPTASSDYVPICQKTVTYVVAAVLINDNDEVLMMQEAKASCAGKWYLPAGRVEPGEELTEAFRREVLEETGIIVEPKSLVIVECATGSWFRFVMTGNVIGGALKTPEQADEESLQACWIQNVEELSLRAYDIIPLIHRVREYKQGLNPPWHSPLLPIANPHSRLYLKLIVCIKKKATNRMHVLLSERTEYHLPICEINPRRNLHSTLHKFMVEIFGADVPQHRPHGLLSVEYAGGHGEDGLSLTMLVAFRPPLEEVPIIGKFVWHELSQSLGDTLVTVMPRNKTIPLSVVR; encoded by the exons ATGCCTGATACCATAGAAGACAAGATTAGGCTAGTGTTAAATGGACAAAGTATAAATGACAACGATGATCTGTGCGACTTTACGCTTGCTGAACAAAATGAGTCAATAG AAGCCAAAGGAATTCAACCCACTGCAAGCTCTGACTACGTTCCAATTTGTCAAAAAACTGTGACATACGTAGTCGCAGCAGTACTAATTAACGATAATGATGAGGTATTGATGATGCAGGAGGCAAAGGCCTCCTGTGCAGGAAAATGGTACCTACCAGCAGGAAGGGTTGAACCCGGCGAGGAATTGACAGAGGCATTCAGAAGAGAGGTTCTCGAAGAGACGGGAATTATCGTTGAACCAAAATCATTGGTAATCGTTGAATGCGCGACTGGATCTTGGTTCAGATTTGTTATGACTGGAAATGTGATTGGTGGTGCTTTAAAGACTCCTGAACAAGCTGACGAAGAATCACTACAGGCTTGTTGGATTCAAAATGTTGAGGAATTGTCACTTAGAGCATATGATATCATACCGTTGATACATAGAGTTAGAGAGTACAAACAAGGCCTTAACCCACCATGGCATTCTCCATTACTTCCTATAGCCAATCCCCACAGTAGGCTTTATTTGAAGTTAATTGTTTGcataaaaaagaaagcaac TAACAGAATGCATGTTTTGCTGTCGGAACGCACTGAGTATCATTTACCTATTTGTGAAATAAACCCGAGAAGAAATCTTCACTCTACGCTGCACAAATTTATGGTG GAAATTTTTGGAGCTGATGTACCGCAACATAGACCACATGGTTTACTGTCTGTAGAATATGCTGGTGGTCACGGAGAGGATGGCCTGTCCCTGACTATGCTAGTAGCTTTTCGACCACCTTTAGAGGAGGTCCCAATTATTGGGAAGTTTGTTTGGCATGAACTTTCCCAGTCTCTCGGTGACACATTAGTAACGGTTATGCCACGTAACAAAACCATACCACTCAGTGTAGTACGCTAA
- the LOC124217356 gene encoding transmembrane protein 39A isoform X1, with translation MPGGRRNPGGRSNNSSRSQLNSSGGSYGGNGGPNSLGGVDDKKINENWSSRPLAPKHVPIPVVPVDGQLSFEALSLGISTVAVGLQLLNLYRTVWWLPQSYNEYTMNFYLIDPYLLVFIGTMLVRRLVYALLRKLVDATAPTRWLPTAQRVMRVCLLLVVISVLCWCLYYMSENHNSMKVFYLCYPSISIYFLMFGVSIGPFFDISTAPLYIKEDRKTKFVLDKPLHNCSLSASAIRAEVLSLRSDFNRRLKRALFASSGTAYVCGIAPIIFVPPHLHFNVSWVVQHIVLFWLGRLSAHFAQAYPVRYCDVLHRAALHLGRWTKVEGRNNHIPTQLWNDAVLWPHGSLVKHNKELYRSDGLCTAAEPGNSSHYRFHALFSNPTMLICSLLGLQLSLVVVQLLVLLRTIEWYQVLSMTLLLVTNYYTLFKLARDYLVCWKVYRAEQLVQEKTQAAINNIAQ, from the exons ATGCCTGGGGGAAGGCGAAACCCGGGAGGACGCTCCAACAATAGTAGTCGATCCCAGCTCAACTCAAGTGGTGGATCTTATGGAGGAAACGGGGGTCCAAATAGTCTTGGTGGAGTagacgataaaaaaatcaatgaaaattggAGTAGTCGACCTCTTGCGCCCAAACACGTACCTATCCCTGTAGTTCCTGTGGATGGACAATTGTCTTTCGAAGCTTTATCGTTGGGTATTTCTACCGTAGCAGTTGGCCTTCAATTACTTAATTTGTATCGCACTGTATGGTGGCTACCACAATCTTACAATGAATATACCATG AACTTCTATTTGATAGATCCGTACTTACTAGTTTTCATTGGCACAATGTTAGTACGCCGACTGGTTTATGCACTGCTACGGAAGCTAGTTGATGCCACAGCACCAACACGTTGGTTACCTACTGCTCAAAGAGTAATGAG GGTATGTCTCCTGTTAGTCGTGATAAGTGTTCTTTGCTGGTGTCTCTACTACATGAGCGAAAATCACAATTCCATGAAAGTCTTTTACCTCTGTTATCC GAGCATATCAATATACTTTCTGATGTTTGGCGTAAGTATCGGGccatttttcgacatttctacAGCCCCTTTGTACATCAAGGAGGATCGTAAAACAAAGTTTGTACTCG ATAAGCCTTTGCATAATTGTTCGCTGAGTGCATCTGCCATCAGAGCCGAAGTATTGAGCTTACGGTCAGACTTCAATAGGCGTTTGAAAAGAGCATTATTTGCATCTTCTGGTACTGCCTATGTGTGTGGGATTGCACCTATCATATTCGTTCCTCCACACCTGCACTTCAATGTTTCTTGGGTAGTTCAACATATTGTACTCTTCTGGCTGGGAAGGCTGAGTGCACACTTTGCTCAGGCATATCCCGTAAG GTACTGTGATGTGCTACATAGAGCTGCACTTCATCTTGGGAGATGGACTAAAGTTGAGGGTCGCAATAACCATATACCAACACAATTGTGGAATGATGCAGTCTTGTGGCCACACGGTTCGCTTGTGAAGCATAATAAAGAATTATACCGGTCAGATGGTCTTTGTACTGCTGCCGAACCAGGGAATTCTAGTCACTACAGGTTTCAC GCATTGTTCAGCAATCCAACGATGCTGATTTGCTCTTTACTCGGCCTACAATTGTCATTGGTTGTAGTACAATTACTAGTTCTTTTGCGCACTATTGAATGGTATCAAGTTCTTTCAATGACGTTATTGTTGGTAACGAATTATTACACGTTATTTAAATTGGCACGGGACTATCTGGTATGCTGGAAAGTTTACCGGGCTGAGCAACTAGTTCAAGAAAAAACTCAAGCTGCCATAAACAACATTGCTCAATAG
- the LOC124217356 gene encoding transmembrane protein 39A isoform X2 translates to MPGGRRNPGGRSNNSSRSQLNSSGGSYGGNGGPNSLGGVDDKKINENWSSRPLAPKHVPIPVVPVDGQLSFEALSLGISTVAVGLQLLNLYRTVWWLPQSYNEYTMNFYLIDPYLLVFIGTMLVRRLVYALLRKLVDATAPTRWLPTAQRVMRSISIYFLMFGVSIGPFFDISTAPLYIKEDRKTKFVLDKPLHNCSLSASAIRAEVLSLRSDFNRRLKRALFASSGTAYVCGIAPIIFVPPHLHFNVSWVVQHIVLFWLGRLSAHFAQAYPVRYCDVLHRAALHLGRWTKVEGRNNHIPTQLWNDAVLWPHGSLVKHNKELYRSDGLCTAAEPGNSSHYRFHALFSNPTMLICSLLGLQLSLVVVQLLVLLRTIEWYQVLSMTLLLVTNYYTLFKLARDYLVCWKVYRAEQLVQEKTQAAINNIAQ, encoded by the exons ATGCCTGGGGGAAGGCGAAACCCGGGAGGACGCTCCAACAATAGTAGTCGATCCCAGCTCAACTCAAGTGGTGGATCTTATGGAGGAAACGGGGGTCCAAATAGTCTTGGTGGAGTagacgataaaaaaatcaatgaaaattggAGTAGTCGACCTCTTGCGCCCAAACACGTACCTATCCCTGTAGTTCCTGTGGATGGACAATTGTCTTTCGAAGCTTTATCGTTGGGTATTTCTACCGTAGCAGTTGGCCTTCAATTACTTAATTTGTATCGCACTGTATGGTGGCTACCACAATCTTACAATGAATATACCATG AACTTCTATTTGATAGATCCGTACTTACTAGTTTTCATTGGCACAATGTTAGTACGCCGACTGGTTTATGCACTGCTACGGAAGCTAGTTGATGCCACAGCACCAACACGTTGGTTACCTACTGCTCAAAGAGTAATGAG GAGCATATCAATATACTTTCTGATGTTTGGCGTAAGTATCGGGccatttttcgacatttctacAGCCCCTTTGTACATCAAGGAGGATCGTAAAACAAAGTTTGTACTCG ATAAGCCTTTGCATAATTGTTCGCTGAGTGCATCTGCCATCAGAGCCGAAGTATTGAGCTTACGGTCAGACTTCAATAGGCGTTTGAAAAGAGCATTATTTGCATCTTCTGGTACTGCCTATGTGTGTGGGATTGCACCTATCATATTCGTTCCTCCACACCTGCACTTCAATGTTTCTTGGGTAGTTCAACATATTGTACTCTTCTGGCTGGGAAGGCTGAGTGCACACTTTGCTCAGGCATATCCCGTAAG GTACTGTGATGTGCTACATAGAGCTGCACTTCATCTTGGGAGATGGACTAAAGTTGAGGGTCGCAATAACCATATACCAACACAATTGTGGAATGATGCAGTCTTGTGGCCACACGGTTCGCTTGTGAAGCATAATAAAGAATTATACCGGTCAGATGGTCTTTGTACTGCTGCCGAACCAGGGAATTCTAGTCACTACAGGTTTCAC GCATTGTTCAGCAATCCAACGATGCTGATTTGCTCTTTACTCGGCCTACAATTGTCATTGGTTGTAGTACAATTACTAGTTCTTTTGCGCACTATTGAATGGTATCAAGTTCTTTCAATGACGTTATTGTTGGTAACGAATTATTACACGTTATTTAAATTGGCACGGGACTATCTGGTATGCTGGAAAGTTTACCGGGCTGAGCAACTAGTTCAAGAAAAAACTCAAGCTGCCATAAACAACATTGCTCAATAG
- the LOC124217352 gene encoding dnaJ homolog subfamily C member 21 yields MKCHYEVLGVSRDASDDDLKKAYRKLALKWHPDKNLDNTEDAKEQFQIVQQAWEVLSDPQERAWYDNHREAILKGGIGENYKDDSIDLFQYFTTSCYKGYGDDKKEFYTVYREVFEQLIAEESEFCKEEELDDKVPGFGNSTSSYEDVHKFYAYWQSYSTKRSFAWLDPYDIRDTPNRRVLRLVEKENKKIRDKAKKERNEQVRNLVAFVRKRDKRVQAHAKILAERAKENTKKTQEWKKQQLIQRQQELKSYTESEWSKFSNIEKDLKVIEANLAAEFGEELTSNTDSEDADDMDNNTLYCVACNKIYKTQKAFTNHENSKRHKDNVSTMKASFLAAENKDFESSSGEYNSDSESDSKFGIKTNISLLSRNRKDVILATSPEIRDLLTNPSENIDVNAKGNQRNTSDEEMISDNESSSASKKNTNKLLKEEGVKLATGPEMDGFFDTATGVSKIQDDADILTSEGELISDQESELDNQMLHMTEKSRKSKKKKGKNVQKVILEKTTDDEQELDAHFGLSKKQRKKQNQKKATFEKVSTCVKVGANIAGDEKSDGSKNHTVPETIKNFTNGNQVDFDNSDLNFEGDAKSSIQSTKKSKGKKAKEAKKTQKSSLDGSRPKDKKEKKRGGSCRGGIQDLDHCCALCGAEFPSKNKLYDHLKKSGHSVYINPVKSRKSLSEDSD; encoded by the coding sequence ATGAAGTGCCACTACGAAGTACTCGGCGTTTCGAGAGATGCGTCAGatgatgatttaaaaaaagcaTACAGAAAACTAGCACTGAAATGGCATCCTGATAAGAATTTGGATAATACTGAAGATGCTAAAgaacaatttcaaatcgtCCAACAAGCATGGGAGGTCTTGAGTGATCCGCAAGAACGAGCTTGGTATGACAATCACCGAGAAGCCATTTTGAAAGGAGGGATAGGAGAAAATTACAAAGATGATTCGATCGATTTGTTCCAATACTTCACTACCAGCTGTTATAAGGGCTATGGCGAtgacaaaaaagaattttacacGGTTTATAGAGAAGTTTTTGAACAACTGATTGCTGAAGAATCAGAGTTTTGTAAAGAAGAGGAGTTGGACGATAAGGTACCTGGTTTTGGGAATTCCACCAGCTCATATGAGGATGTTCACAAATTTTATGCATATTGGCAAAGCTATTCGACTAAGAGGTCATTTGCTTGGCTAGATCCATATGACATTCGTGATACTCCAAACAGACGAGTTTTAAGATTGgtagaaaaagagaacaagaaaATTAGAGATAAAGCTAAAAAAGAACGCAACGAACAAGTCAGGAACCTTGTGGCATTTGTTCGCAAGCGTGATAAACGAGTTCAAGCACATGCAAAAATCCTGGCAGAAAGAGCTAAagaaaataccaaaaaaacACAAGAATGGAAAAAGCAGCAACTGATCCAGAGACAACAAGAACTGAAAAGTTATACTGAGTCAGAATGGTCAAAGTTTTCTAACATCGAAAAAGATTTAAAGGTGATCGAAGCAAATCTTGCTGCTGAGTTTGGTGAGGAATTAACTTCAAATACAGATTCTGAAGATGCTGATGATATGGATAATAACACCCTGTATTGCGTTGCTTGcaacaaaatatacaagaCACAAAAGGCATTTACcaatcatgaaaattccaaaagGCACAAAGATAATGTTTCAACCATGAAAGCCTCATTCTTGGCTGCTGAAAATAAGGACTTTGAAAGCAGTAGTGGAGAGTACAATTCAGACTCGGAATCGGATTCTAAATTTGGTatcaaaacaaatatttctttaCTGAGTCGAAACCGGAAAGATGTTATATTGGCAACAAGCCCAGAAATACGAGACTTGTTGACGAACCCTAGTGAGAATATTGATGTGAATGCGAAAGGCAACCAGCGAAATACATCGGATGAAGAAATGATTTCGGATAATGAATCAAGTTCtgcaagtaaaaaaaatacaaataagcTTTTGAAAGAAGAAGGTGTTAAACTAGCCACAGGCCCGGAAATGGACGGTTTTTTTGATACGGCAACCGGAGTATCTAAAATACAAGATGACGCGGATATACTGACTTCTGAAGGTGAATTGATATCAGATCAAGAGAGCGAGCTTGATAACCAAATGTTACATATGACAGAAAAATCTCGCaaaagtaagaagaaaaaaggtaaaaatgttcaaaaagtTATTCTTGAAAAAACAACCGATGATGAGCAAGAATTAGATGCTCATTTTGGGTTGTCCAAGAAACAGCGAAAGAAACAAAACCAAAAGAAAGcaacttttgaaaaagtttctaCTTGTGTGAAAGTTGGTGCCAACATCGCTGGCGATGAAAAATCAGATGGCAGCAAAAATCACACTGTCCCAGAAACCATTAAGAATTTTACTAACGGAAACCAAGTAGATTTTGACAATTCTGACTTGAACTTTGAAGGAGATGCCAAATCATCAAttcaaagtacaaaaaaatctaAAGGTAAGAAAGCAAAGGAAGCAAAAAAAACTCAGAAGTCAAGCTTGGATGGGAGCAGGCCCAAGgacaagaaggaaaaaaagagaggCGGGTCATGCAGAGGAGGAATTCAGGATTTAGATCACTGTTGTGCTCTATGTGGAGCAGAATTTCCATCCAAGAATAAATTATATGACCATTTGAAGAAGAGTGGACATTCTGTGTATATCAATCCTGTGAAGAGTAGAAAATCGTTGAGTGAAGACAGCGATTGA
- the LOC124217365 gene encoding methyltransferase-like 26 — protein sequence MKLVRQIRNMNIIQSAATHRSSSVAARKIFYPAAERNKEPILSVLKEYIRSGPNQNFLEIGSGSGQHVAHFALYLPQVTFYPSEVDIGMLGSIVAYTKEISNVQSPILIDVTTNSDYWGAQTFREISFDYIYNSNMIHIAPHACTVGLFENAGKLLKQNGILFTYGPYKIDGTISPESNVRFDESLKAENPEWGLKDIRDLEKLANENGLDLIEIFDMPANNKTIIWKKE from the exons ATGAAACTTGTCAGGCAAATacgaaatatgaatattatccAATCTGCTGCTACGCATAG ATCTAGCTCAGTAGCTGCTAGGAAAATTTTCTACCCAGCAGCTGAACGTAACAAGGAACCGATTCTTTCTGTCTTGAAAGAGTACATCCGCTCCGGCCCCAATCAAAATTTCCTGGAGATCGGTTCTGGTAGTGGGCAACATGTGGCTCACTTTGCTCTATATTTACCTCAAGTCACATTTTACCCCTCTGAAGTTGATATTGGCATGTTGGGTAGCATAGTTGCCTATACTAAAGAGATTTCTAATGTTCAGAGTCCAATTCTAATTGATGTAACCACAAATTCGGACTACTGGGGGGCTCAAACTTTTCGAGAAATCAGCtttgattatatttataattctaACATGATTCACATTGCTCCGCATGCGTGTACTGTTGGTCTTTTCGAAAATGCTGGTAAACTTTTGAAGCAGaatggaattttatttacttatggACCGTATAAGATTGATGGAACTATATCACCAGAAAGTAATGTTAGATTCGATGAATCATTGAAAGCAGAAAATCCGGAGTGGGGCTTGAAGGATATTAGAGATCTGGAGAAGTTAGCGAATGAAAATGGGCtcgatttgattgaaattttcgacatGCCAGCCAACAAtaaaacgattatttggaaaaagGAATGA
- the LOC124217357 gene encoding uncharacterized protein isoform X1: MKYEVFFLILVLAHEASAALEIRCTTAYCTEYITETGCSDLTTGCQVLNSTNYGTFMLYPDVCNCCDYCLTNLYEGDECVSGAPGQLPPSEICGPELACTTKDDDQATCQTMTTDCALERVAYDQKRDNGTLGSSELRPECDNDGLYSAAHCIPGSICYCKAPTGERIFGEIPYLNPWNQREMSCGCSLNAWRAQNTLDPTYHIPVARCLSNGRFDPVQCMNGTNATCLCIDSVTGAPITDISTVNVTNLAEDTLSCFDSTIHTNGTYNTTCEEAYDTLVANGVTDIELLPSCQIDGKYERIQYSDSKKICADPNGVQIDSFEALTNATEATIMDCNCARTRWILSKASVTELPTCCDFGNFEAWQCRRNECFCVDENGNQFGHEVAINDLEELTCYITNGGDACLVS, encoded by the exons ATGAAGTATGaagttttctttcttattttggTGCTTGCACATGAAGCTTCCGCAGCCCTAGAAATTCGTTGCACAACAGCGTATTGTACG GAGTATATCACCGAGACTGGATGTTCTGATTTAACTACTGGCTGCCAGGTCCTGAATTCCACAAATTATGGGACTTTTATGCTATATCCCGATGTTTGCAACTGCTGTGATTATTGTCTCACAAATCTGTATGAAGGTGACGAATGCGTTTCAGGCGCACCGGGTCAACTGCCACCCAGTGAAATTTGTGGACCAGAATTGGCATGCACTACAAAAGACGATGATCAAGCAACATGCCAGACAA TGACTACTGATTGTGCGCTGGAGCGAGTAGCGTATGATCAGAAAAGGGACAACGGAACATTGGGAAGTAGTGAACTACGACCAGAATGTGATAACGATGGCCTTTATTCAGCAGCACATTGCATTCCAGGGtcaat ATGTTATTGCAAGGCTCCCACTGGCGAAAGAATATTCGGCGAAATACCTTACTTAAATCCATGGAACCAACGAGAAATGTCTTGCG GATGCTCCTTAAATGCCTGGAGAGCACAAAATACTCTTGATCCTACATACCACATACCTGTTGCCCGTTGCCTAAGCAATGGTCGATTTGACCCAGTACAATGCATGAATGGTACCAATGCTACTTGTTTATGCATTGACAGTGTTACTGGAGCACCAATAACTGATATTAGCACGGTCAATGTTACCAATTTGGCAGAGGACACTCTCTCTTGCT TTGACTCAACGATACATACGAATGGAACATATAATACAACTTGTGAAGAGGCATACGATACTTTGGTTGCTAATGGAGTCACTGATATTGAACTCTTGCCATCTTGTCAAATTGATGGAAAATATGAGCGAATTCAATACTCCGATTCTAA aaaaatttgtgCTGACCCCAATGGCGTACAAATAGATAGTTTCGAAGCTCTAACAAATGCAACTGAAGCTACAATAATGGATTGTA ATTGTGCCAGAACACGATGGATTTTAAGCAAAGCTTCAGTGACTGAGCTCCCTACCTGTTGTGACTTTGGAAATTTCGAAGCATGGCAATGTCGTAGGAATGAGTGTTTCTGTGTTGATGAAAATGGGAATCAATTCGGACATGAAGTTGCTATCAATGACTTGGAGGAACTCACTTGTTACATTACCAATGGCGGAGATGCGTGTCTTGTATCATGA
- the LOC124217357 gene encoding uncharacterized protein isoform X3 yields the protein MKYEVFFLILVLAHEASAALEIRCTTAYCTEYITETGCSDLTTGCQVLNSTNYGTFMLYPDVCNCCDYCLTNLYEGDECVSGAPGQLPPSEICGPELACTTKDDDQATCQTMTTDCALERVAYDQKRDNGTLGSSELRPECDNDGLYSAAHCIPGSICYCKAPTGERIFGEIPYLNPWNQREMSCGCSLNAWRAQNTLDPTYHIPVARCLSNGRFDPVQCMNGTNATCLCIDSVTGAPITDISTVNVTNLAEDTLSCFDSTIHTNGTYNTTCEEAYDTLVANGVTDIELLPSCQIDGKYERIQYSDSKLCQNTMDFKQSFSD from the exons ATGAAGTATGaagttttctttcttattttggTGCTTGCACATGAAGCTTCCGCAGCCCTAGAAATTCGTTGCACAACAGCGTATTGTACG GAGTATATCACCGAGACTGGATGTTCTGATTTAACTACTGGCTGCCAGGTCCTGAATTCCACAAATTATGGGACTTTTATGCTATATCCCGATGTTTGCAACTGCTGTGATTATTGTCTCACAAATCTGTATGAAGGTGACGAATGCGTTTCAGGCGCACCGGGTCAACTGCCACCCAGTGAAATTTGTGGACCAGAATTGGCATGCACTACAAAAGACGATGATCAAGCAACATGCCAGACAA TGACTACTGATTGTGCGCTGGAGCGAGTAGCGTATGATCAGAAAAGGGACAACGGAACATTGGGAAGTAGTGAACTACGACCAGAATGTGATAACGATGGCCTTTATTCAGCAGCACATTGCATTCCAGGGtcaat ATGTTATTGCAAGGCTCCCACTGGCGAAAGAATATTCGGCGAAATACCTTACTTAAATCCATGGAACCAACGAGAAATGTCTTGCG GATGCTCCTTAAATGCCTGGAGAGCACAAAATACTCTTGATCCTACATACCACATACCTGTTGCCCGTTGCCTAAGCAATGGTCGATTTGACCCAGTACAATGCATGAATGGTACCAATGCTACTTGTTTATGCATTGACAGTGTTACTGGAGCACCAATAACTGATATTAGCACGGTCAATGTTACCAATTTGGCAGAGGACACTCTCTCTTGCT TTGACTCAACGATACATACGAATGGAACATATAATACAACTTGTGAAGAGGCATACGATACTTTGGTTGCTAATGGAGTCACTGATATTGAACTCTTGCCATCTTGTCAAATTGATGGAAAATATGAGCGAATTCAATACTCCGATTCTAA ATTGTGCCAGAACACGATGGATTTTAAGCAAAGCTTCAGTGACTGA
- the LOC124217357 gene encoding uncharacterized protein isoform X2, which translates to MLYPDVCNCCDYCLTNLYEGDECVSGAPGQLPPSEICGPELACTTKDDDQATCQTMTTDCALERVAYDQKRDNGTLGSSELRPECDNDGLYSAAHCIPGSICYCKAPTGERIFGEIPYLNPWNQREMSCGCSLNAWRAQNTLDPTYHIPVARCLSNGRFDPVQCMNGTNATCLCIDSVTGAPITDISTVNVTNLAEDTLSCFDSTIHTNGTYNTTCEEAYDTLVANGVTDIELLPSCQIDGKYERIQYSDSKKICADPNGVQIDSFEALTNATEATIMDCNCARTRWILSKASVTELPTCCDFGNFEAWQCRRNECFCVDENGNQFGHEVAINDLEELTCYITNGGDACLVS; encoded by the exons ATGCTATATCCCGATGTTTGCAACTGCTGTGATTATTGTCTCACAAATCTGTATGAAGGTGACGAATGCGTTTCAGGCGCACCGGGTCAACTGCCACCCAGTGAAATTTGTGGACCAGAATTGGCATGCACTACAAAAGACGATGATCAAGCAACATGCCAGACAA TGACTACTGATTGTGCGCTGGAGCGAGTAGCGTATGATCAGAAAAGGGACAACGGAACATTGGGAAGTAGTGAACTACGACCAGAATGTGATAACGATGGCCTTTATTCAGCAGCACATTGCATTCCAGGGtcaat ATGTTATTGCAAGGCTCCCACTGGCGAAAGAATATTCGGCGAAATACCTTACTTAAATCCATGGAACCAACGAGAAATGTCTTGCG GATGCTCCTTAAATGCCTGGAGAGCACAAAATACTCTTGATCCTACATACCACATACCTGTTGCCCGTTGCCTAAGCAATGGTCGATTTGACCCAGTACAATGCATGAATGGTACCAATGCTACTTGTTTATGCATTGACAGTGTTACTGGAGCACCAATAACTGATATTAGCACGGTCAATGTTACCAATTTGGCAGAGGACACTCTCTCTTGCT TTGACTCAACGATACATACGAATGGAACATATAATACAACTTGTGAAGAGGCATACGATACTTTGGTTGCTAATGGAGTCACTGATATTGAACTCTTGCCATCTTGTCAAATTGATGGAAAATATGAGCGAATTCAATACTCCGATTCTAA aaaaatttgtgCTGACCCCAATGGCGTACAAATAGATAGTTTCGAAGCTCTAACAAATGCAACTGAAGCTACAATAATGGATTGTA ATTGTGCCAGAACACGATGGATTTTAAGCAAAGCTTCAGTGACTGAGCTCCCTACCTGTTGTGACTTTGGAAATTTCGAAGCATGGCAATGTCGTAGGAATGAGTGTTTCTGTGTTGATGAAAATGGGAATCAATTCGGACATGAAGTTGCTATCAATGACTTGGAGGAACTCACTTGTTACATTACCAATGGCGGAGATGCGTGTCTTGTATCATGA